The genomic window ATGTGTTGTTCATTTCAATTTCAGACCCTACGTATGTAGTGACACCAGCAATGCGTTCACGCACAGGGCGGGAGAACCTCAAAAAACTATTTGCAGGTTTGTTTGGCCATATAGAGATTCTTTTGTAACTGTGCTGATGTTGCAAAGTAGTTAGAGTGTGCTAGAGAGATATGCAGGCCTCAACCCAAAGCAGAGTAGTAATGCAAAAGTATTACAGACGAATAGTTAGCTTTAACCTTTGACATATCCATGGATTTGCAGCTTGGTACGAGAGGAGGCAAATGAGGAAGATATACTCCCCGCTTCTAGAAGGAATCTTGGCTTTCTACCTTGGCTTCGAATGGATCCAGGTACGCATAGCATAGTAGGTCATGCATGAAGGGCCATGATATCAGATTTAAGTTCATCATCAGAAATATAATTCATGCAACGACTGACAATATCTTTGTGTGATATGGATACAACGCAGACCGACAATATCCTCGCACCTATGATCACCCACGGCATATACTCCAGCGTTGTCCTTGGCCATGGGCTCTGGAAAATCCATGACCACAGGAGAAGGCTACGGCAACGGATTCAGCAGGTCAGAAGTCAAGGGAGCAGCTCAGACACATTGTAACTGCAGCATGTGTGGCCGATAGATCGACGTGTCTACTGCTGGATAGCTAGCTCTGCTGATTGCACGTAGTACTGGATGATCGATCGACCGATCAATCAGAAGACCAGAGGCGTCTGACAAGTTTTGATCTAGTTAATTAACCAACAAGATAGGTAAATGATTGGGGAAAAAAATATAATGCATGTACTCATGCAATGTAATGTAATGTAGATACAATCTGTACATATATGGATAAATATATGCAGGCTGTAATCAATATAGGAAGTATAGTATACGATAGCAACTTCCAAGTATGTAATAATCCTAGTATATCACGTGAGTGCAAGGAAGATAGCAGCCCCACTCTTTTTTCCCATCCCTCTCTCACACTTGCAATGTTGCATGATTGATATTGTTAACTAAAAATTAGTTCACCTGTGTTTGGATAGCTAGGTCCTgactagtactccctccgtctcaaaaaAGTAGATGTTCAAGGATTCAAAACATTATGTCCCAGAAAATATGATGGTTTAACTGTTGGACAATAGATTGGGCCTATATCATTATGTCTCCATGCCTCCATGCATTCCTTTTAATGAGGGGCTTATTCTTTAATTAGCATGATTCACCTTTAATGAATAGGCATATATGTGCAATTTTGTTGAGCACTACTCTATCCTAAAAATCCTAAAACATTAATTTTTTTGGGACGGGCGGGGTAGTCACCTATGTAAAAGATTGGCATTTGAGATTGCTGtgatattagtttttttattgcAGTGCAAAAGCGCTTGATTCTAGATCTACAGTGAAATACTATGACCTTAGAGCTGCCTTTTCTTTAGGGAAAATATATACACATGATCCTAAATGCTAGTTTTTGTAATTATGGCCACTGTGATGACCCTCTAATTAATTACACTAAATCAAGTTGTCATCCTTGGATCAGCACTTGGTTCAATATGACTAATTCGGTCGTCCCTGGAATCACACAATCCGTGATATCCACAACGCGCATAACTAGGATCCATTGCTAAAGAAGAAAATACATAGCTCACATAAATTCAACTTAATAACATAAAGGTAGCCAAGTTACATCACATGTTATTCAACACATTAACTTCACATTACCCAAAGTACTACATCAAAGTCTAATTATACAAAAGTTTTAAAATACATTCCATGTGAACCATGCGACAATCATGGGCTACACCTCTCATATAGCTATGCTTTCACTCATAGAAATAGCCATAGGTTGAGGCCATCTCACTTGCAAAACTCAAGTGTAGCCCCATGAGTACACGAGTGCACTCCATAGGACTTGCCTAGTATAATAAGGAGGGAATATACATTTGCGCTATGCCAAGGTGCAAAGTTGGTTTGCACAAAAGCAATTATTCATAAAGTAAATGATATCTGACAACTAAATCTGGGCATAGCAAGTGGTATAATAAGAAGCGTGAACATTAGCATAGGGTAGAGATCGATCTTACATGAGTCATTTCATCGCAATAATTACTTTGAGCTAGAAATCATGAATGCGATTATAATCGAGAGTGTGGCATTGTGAAATAGTAAATTCAAAACTCTATAGAGGGTAGAAGTTTTACCCATAAGAGAACAAAGGTTGTCGCCCAAACGACCCGACGATCCATAATGGGTAACTCATGACCTCAACCTTTCTAATACAGGGCCAAGTTTACCAATAAATGGCCAAAATGTGTTGGGGTACTAGCTTTCTAGTTACTCCGGGCACCAAATCGCACCGAATTCACAAGGTTACATGGTCAAGCATAATACTAGACTTATTAATCCTATATGTGGCAAGTGGTTTGTATGGGAGAGTGTTCAAGACTCGCTATGACAAATGCAACAATCCTCAATCGATCAAGTGAGAGATGTCATATGAGACACTATCCTGGTGTCATGGTGTAATGTTTCGCTTAGCTATTGTTGTGGTGGCTGTTGCTAGAGCAACATGGGCAGGATTGGTTTTGATTGTTATGTCACTTGTGGCGGGTGCTATTGTCAAGGAGATTGTTTAGGGGTAGTGGCACAGTATGGACTGGCACTGGTGTTGGTATTGGGACGATGGCAACAACATCTCTAATGTGTTTTTACAAAGGCATAAGTGAAAGAGAGGAAAGAAGAAGTTTAGGATTGACATGTGGAATTCATAACAATTGGTTTTTAAATTGCTGCCATGTCGAGTCATCAGGCATAAAAACAACCAGTTTTATTACTTGAAGGAGGGTTAATGTCTGGTTTTACAATTTGGGGGAGGAAAACTATTACATTAGTTTTAAATTATAGGtcattttatttttctaaataaACAGTTTTCGGTATACATCTATTAACACTTGTTCTTATGGATGGCCAATTTTGTCAGGTTAGTCGAATTGttagtttttttctttttagcaAAGTCGAATTGTTAGTCTGTTACTGGAGTTGGAGAAGATGACAAAAAATTGAGTGCgcccatttttatttttatttttattttttgacaAGGTGCGACCATAGTGAGCTTTTCTGTTGGGCTATGCAAGGGAATGGGCCGCATGGGCTAGGTGAGTTGGGCTGACCTGTTCGTCTCCACCGTTCTTAATTAATAATTAGAACATGTCTTCCATAAAATTGCTAGGAGTTGCCAATAGCGATACAGTTCCCCCATTCTGGCACCCCGATCACTATCAGCCAGTGGCAGTGGCTCTGTGACAATCTTCTATGTAGCACAGTTTAACTGCTCATAGTACTTGTTTAGGCCCCATTTGAGACCGCGTACCCCGCAGCGGCGGCCGAGTAATCGCGCCAAACGCCGTGCGGTCTCTTCGATTATTGTCACCGCAGCACACACGCCGACTGTGAGAATGAACTACATATGTGCCCaggccaaacagggccttagttgtTTTGCTCTGCTCATTTATAGATTCAGTTTTGGACATAACAAAGTCGACATAAAAGCTATCCGACTCCAGTGGAAAAGAGAAAAGCTATCAGACGAGTAATATTTGTATTAACCTTTGAATGAAAAGGCACTACAAAAGAAAAGCTTGAAGCATCAGTTCATGTAGCTCGCTGGTTCTAGCAAGCGCCAGCCAATCAGCCATCGCAAAGCATCGAAGAAAAAGAGGCGGTATCGTTCGTCATCAGGCGCCTTCCTTGGATGGCGCCGGGTACTTGACGGCGTTCTTGACGATCTTCCTGGTGGCGGCGTCGCCGAGGTCGACGCCGCACATGTCGGAGAGGCGGATCAGGTAGAGCAGCACGTCGGAGAGCTCCTCGCCGAGGTGCTCCTTCTCGGCCTCGTCCCAGTCCGCGAGGCCCTTCCGCACCTCCCCTTTCCACATGAACAGCTCTGACAGCTCCCCGACTTCAGCAATCTGTCAGgcacaaaacaaatcaaatcaTTAATTAAGCTCTCTCGCCTTCCTTAACAAAGGGAACCAAGAAAAGGTCCTTTCTTTTGCAAGCGAGAATGTGTGGTCGAtgcatttttttaaaaagaagAATCGGAATGACGAGGAGCGAATCGAATTCCCTTCAGTTCAGAAAATTTAGTCACAAGCTGACAGTGATCATCATTAAGCAAATCAGCAGTGACCCTATGGTCTGAACCAGCATAACCACGTCAGAGGTGACAACAGCAAATCCAACGGTGACGCGGGAAATTTGCTTCGACAGGGGACAGGGCCACGTGGCATCCGACTATCCAAGATGTGACACCTGAAAGTTGCATTCGATCCGGTTCAGCCGCTCAGGCCATGGGCAGTGCGGAGATTAGTTACTTGTCCCATTTTGCTCCTCCCATGAACCAACCCACACATGGCTGGCTGGACGGCATGAACTTTCTCAGGCTCAGCAGTCTCCGAATAGGTGAGAGGGAATAATGCAGAATGATTGTATTTTGGGATCGACTCTAGGTCCTGTCCCCATCAATGTGGTTATCAAGAAGTTTCCTTCTCTTCCAAAACCAAAATTCTGAAGAAAATTTCCAAAACCAAAATTCTGAACAAAAATTCTAGGCGGCGCCACAACCCTGTGATACACATGTAAGTATGTATCTGGAAAACCTATAGTAGGTATAAATGCGTGCATGATGATCAATTCTCAGGTACAAAGTCCGCCGTCCACATGCAGTTAGTCAAGTGAAACGAATAAATCAGATAGATCTCAAGAATCTAGCTAGTCGCGCTACTGGGAACAAAAAAATACTAATCAAAGGAGAATCTTTTTTTATTTGCGTAAATCAAAGGAGAATCTTAATGAACAGTTGGTCAAAAGAGAACGCATTATATGGTGATAATTTAATCTATATAGATAACAAACCTATGGTGGCCATGGAATAAAGaatttttttatcatagcctttGGCAGGGAGTTCTCTTCCTTTAAGAGACGGAGACATTTGTCTATGTGCACATGATATTCTAGACTTGTAGTCTTCTAGAGATGCTTCCTGCTCAGACGATGGATGGGTACTGTATTCCCTCTCGTCTTGAGAGGTGCAGTGGTAACCAATTTTTTTTTGGGTTTAGTTTAATCACAACAGTAACGCGTAGTAGTACTGTATATGTCGTCAAGTACTGTATTTTTGGACTACAATAACGCGTAGTACAGTACTGTATATGTCGTGAAGTAGTGTAAACCAAATCCATACTTGAGTTACCACTTACGCATGCCACACTTACAGCCGCGGAACTCAAAATAGTTTTTGGACATGCGTAGTTTACTGCAGGAGCCAGGAGATCATGAAGAAAATGCCATTCATGGTCACGCCCTGAAAGCTAATAAAAAGGCATGCTTTTGTAGCCATGACGTGTCG from Miscanthus floridulus cultivar M001 chromosome 11, ASM1932011v1, whole genome shotgun sequence includes these protein-coding regions:
- the LOC136493302 gene encoding uncharacterized protein — protein: MEGDKKAAAAMAEEVVEQKTKEVAAAGDVSLKELSKKLNDFAKARDWEQHHSPRNLLLAMIAEVGELSELFMWKGEVRKGLADWDEAEKEHLGEELSDVLLYLIRLSDMCGVDLGDAATRKIVKNAVKYPAPSKEGA